One window of Enterobacter sp. RHBSTW-00175 genomic DNA carries:
- the osmY gene encoding molecular chaperone OsmY produces MNMTRPKISKSLLAVALGCIVTSGSAFAENTTMDKAQSVATSTGEKIDSSMNKVGNFMDDSAITAKVKAALVDDKNIKSTDISVKTEGSVVTLSGFVESQTQAEQAVAVAKGVEGVTSVSDKLHVRDSKNGSMQGYAGDAATTSEIKAKLLADDVVPSRKVKVETTDGVVQLSGTVDSQAQIERAEAIAKAVDGVKSVKNDLKSK; encoded by the coding sequence ATGAATATGACAAGACCTAAGATTTCAAAATCTCTGCTGGCCGTAGCCCTGGGGTGCATCGTGACAAGCGGTTCTGCTTTTGCAGAAAACACCACGATGGATAAAGCCCAGTCCGTGGCGACAAGCACGGGGGAAAAAATCGATAGCTCGATGAATAAAGTCGGTAACTTCATGGATGACAGCGCTATCACCGCTAAAGTGAAAGCCGCGCTGGTGGACGATAAAAACATCAAGAGCACCGACATCTCCGTCAAAACAGAGGGCAGCGTCGTTACGCTGAGCGGCTTTGTGGAGAGCCAGACCCAGGCTGAACAGGCTGTTGCGGTTGCTAAGGGGGTAGAAGGTGTGACCTCCGTCAGCGACAAATTGCATGTCCGCGACAGTAAAAATGGCTCTATGCAGGGTTATGCCGGTGATGCTGCAACCACCAGTGAAATCAAAGCCAAGCTTCTGGCTGATGACGTTGTACCGTCACGAAAAGTGAAAGTAGAAACTACCGATGGTGTGGTTCAGTTGTCCGGTACCGTCGATTCTCAGGCGCAAATTGAACGCGCCGAAGCCATTGCGAAAGCGGTTGATGGCGTCAAAAGCGTCAAAAATGACCTGAAATCGAAGTAA
- a CDS encoding DUF1328 domain-containing protein, protein MFRWGIIFLVIALIAAALGFGGLAGTAAGAAKIVFVVGIILFLVSLFTGRRRP, encoded by the coding sequence ATGTTTCGATGGGGCATTATTTTTCTGGTTATCGCGTTAATTGCCGCCGCGCTGGGCTTTGGTGGTCTGGCGGGTACAGCGGCAGGGGCAGCGAAAATTGTCTTCGTTGTCGGTATTATTCTGTTCCTGGTCAGCCTGTTTACCGGACGACGCCGTCCGTAG
- a CDS encoding YjjW family glycine radical enzyme activase, with translation MNNRCALVSQIIPFSCVDGPGSRLALFLQGCNLRCKSCHNPWTIGRCNDCGDCVPHCPHDALNIQAGRVWWQESDCKQCDTCLHLCQQQATPMAQRFSVNDILAHIRKVAPFIDGITVSGGEATTQLPFLVALFTAMKTEPTLHHLTRLVDSNGLLGETGWQKLLPVLDGAMLDLKAWGNEHHRYLTGRENPQIKQSIRLLAQHNRLTELRLLVIPEKCDYLEHIKALIVFIHSLGNIPVRINAFHAQGVYGEAASWRSATPADIEPLALALEKEKIAVIRPALYL, from the coding sequence ATGAACAACAGATGCGCTTTAGTTAGTCAGATTATCCCCTTCTCCTGCGTGGACGGTCCAGGCAGCCGCCTGGCGCTGTTCCTCCAGGGCTGTAACCTGCGCTGTAAATCCTGCCACAACCCGTGGACCATCGGCCGCTGCAACGACTGCGGCGACTGCGTTCCCCATTGTCCGCACGACGCGCTGAATATTCAGGCCGGGCGGGTCTGGTGGCAGGAAAGCGACTGCAAACAGTGTGACACCTGCCTGCACCTTTGCCAGCAGCAGGCCACACCGATGGCGCAACGCTTTAGCGTAAACGATATCCTCGCGCACATTCGCAAAGTCGCGCCGTTTATCGATGGCATCACCGTGAGTGGCGGTGAGGCCACAACGCAACTGCCGTTTCTGGTGGCACTGTTCACAGCGATGAAAACAGAGCCAACCCTTCATCATTTGACCCGTCTGGTCGACAGTAACGGCCTGCTCGGGGAAACCGGCTGGCAGAAGTTATTGCCGGTTCTCGATGGTGCAATGCTGGATCTCAAAGCCTGGGGAAACGAACATCACCGCTACCTGACCGGACGTGAAAACCCGCAGATAAAGCAGAGCATCCGCTTGCTGGCGCAGCATAACCGGCTGACCGAGCTGCGGTTACTGGTTATCCCTGAGAAGTGCGATTATCTGGAGCATATCAAAGCGCTAATCGTGTTTATTCACTCGCTGGGCAATATCCCGGTGAGGATCAACGCGTTTCATGCACAAGGGGTTTACGGTGAGGCGGCCAGCTGGCGTAGCGCAACGCCTGCCGATATTGAGCCACTGGCACTGGCGCTGGAAAAAGAGAAGATCGCCGTGATCCGCCCGGCGCTCTATCTATAG
- the lplA gene encoding lipoate--protein ligase LplA, giving the protein MTTLRLLISDSYDPWFNLAVEECIFRQMPATQRVLFLWRNADTVVIGRAQNPWKECNTRRMEEDNVRLARRSSGGGAVFHDLGNTCFTFMAGKPEYDKTISTAIVLNALNALGVQAEASGRNDLVVSTEEGDRKVSGSAYRETKDRGFHHGTLLLNADLSRLANYLNPDKKKLQAKGITSVRGRVANLVELLPGVTHEQICEAIREAFFAHYGEGVEAEVISPDKTPDLPNFAETFARQSSWEWNFGQAPAFSHLLDERFTWGGVELHFDVDKGHITRTQVFTDSLNPAPLEALAARLQGCLYHPDVLQQECDALLVDFPEQEKELRELSAWIARAVR; this is encoded by the coding sequence ATGACGACATTACGCCTGCTTATCTCTGACTCTTACGATCCCTGGTTTAACCTCGCGGTGGAAGAGTGCATCTTCCGCCAGATGCCCGCCACCCAACGCGTACTCTTCCTGTGGCGTAACGCCGATACCGTGGTCATTGGCCGGGCGCAAAACCCATGGAAAGAGTGCAACACTCGGCGTATGGAAGAGGATAACGTCCGTCTGGCACGCCGGAGCAGCGGGGGCGGCGCGGTGTTTCACGATCTGGGCAACACCTGCTTTACCTTTATGGCGGGTAAACCGGAGTACGATAAAACCATCTCCACGGCCATCGTGCTCAATGCCCTGAACGCGCTTGGCGTTCAGGCTGAAGCGTCCGGGCGCAATGATCTGGTGGTCAGTACAGAGGAAGGCGATCGCAAGGTTTCCGGCTCGGCGTATCGCGAAACCAAAGATCGCGGTTTCCATCACGGCACACTGCTGCTCAACGCCGATCTCAGCCGTCTGGCCAACTACCTTAACCCGGACAAGAAAAAGCTTCAGGCTAAAGGCATCACTTCCGTACGCGGCCGCGTCGCGAATCTGGTTGAGCTGCTGCCTGGCGTCACGCACGAACAGATTTGCGAGGCTATCCGCGAGGCGTTCTTTGCCCATTACGGTGAAGGCGTCGAAGCAGAAGTGATTTCACCCGACAAGACCCCCGATCTGCCGAACTTCGCGGAAACCTTCGCCCGCCAGAGCAGTTGGGAGTGGAACTTTGGGCAGGCACCGGCGTTCTCTCACCTGCTGGATGAGCGCTTTACCTGGGGCGGCGTAGAGCTGCATTTTGACGTTGATAAAGGTCATATCACCCGGACACAGGTCTTTACCGATAGCCTTAATCCGGCCCCGTTAGAAGCGCTGGCGGCACGTTTGCAGGGCTGTCTTTATCATCCGGACGTGCTTCAACAGGAGTGCGATGCATTGTTGGTGGATTTCCCGGAACAGGAAAAAGAACTGCGTGAATTGTCGGCGTGGATTGCACGGGCTGTTCGCTAA
- a CDS encoding TatD family hydrolase has product MTYRFVDTHCHFDFPPFTGNEEQSIDSAAQAGVQAIIVPAIEAAHFDRVQDLARRHDALYAALGLHPIVIERHLDEHIDRLDEILRTPEKKRVAIGEIGLDLYREDPHFERQQTLLDAQLRLAKQHDLPVILHSRRTHDKLALHLKRINLPRTGVVHGFSGSLQQAERFIGLGYRIGVGGTITYARASKTRDVMAQLPLTALLLETDAPDMPLNGFQGQPNRPEQAARVFDTLCELRREPADVIADALLSNTRSLFGIAL; this is encoded by the coding sequence GTGACGTACCGCTTTGTCGACACCCATTGCCACTTTGATTTTCCGCCCTTTACCGGTAATGAAGAACAAAGCATTGATAGCGCCGCGCAGGCGGGCGTTCAGGCGATCATCGTGCCTGCCATTGAAGCCGCTCACTTCGACCGTGTGCAGGATCTCGCCCGGCGACATGATGCACTGTATGCCGCACTCGGCCTGCATCCGATCGTTATTGAGCGCCATCTGGACGAACATATCGACAGGCTGGACGAAATATTACGCACGCCCGAGAAGAAGCGGGTGGCTATTGGTGAGATTGGCCTGGATCTCTATCGCGAGGATCCGCATTTTGAACGCCAGCAGACTCTCCTCGACGCGCAGCTCCGGCTGGCAAAGCAGCACGATCTGCCGGTGATCCTCCACTCGCGCCGCACTCACGACAAACTGGCTCTGCACCTGAAACGCATAAATTTACCCCGTACCGGCGTGGTGCACGGATTTTCCGGCAGTTTGCAGCAGGCTGAACGCTTTATCGGGCTGGGCTATCGCATTGGTGTTGGCGGGACGATTACCTACGCACGAGCCAGCAAGACCCGGGATGTGATGGCACAGCTACCGCTCACGGCGTTATTGCTGGAAACCGACGCACCCGACATGCCGCTAAACGGTTTTCAGGGGCAACCTAATCGCCCGGAACAGGCGGCGCGCGTTTTCGACACGCTATGTGAACTGCGCAGAGAGCCTGCGGATGTGATTGCGGATGCCTTGCTGAGCAACACCCGCTCGCTGTTTGGCATTGCGCTATAG
- a CDS encoding YjjI family glycine radical enzyme encodes MSHSSPDALQQRCQHIVTSPVLTPEQKRHFLALEAENALPYPALPQAARAALDAGFICDMFEGHAPFKPRYVLPDYAKFLANGSAWLELEGAKDLDDALSLLTILYHHVPSVTSMPVYLGQLDALLQPYVRILTQEEIDSRIKRFWRYLDRTLPDAFMHANIGPADTPVTRAILRADAELKQVAPNLTFIYDPEITPDDLLLEVAKNICECSKPHISNGPINDKIFTKGRYGVVSCYNSLPLAGGGSTLVRLNLKAIAEQSDSPDDFFTRTLPHYCQQQIAIINARCNFLYEKSGFFENSFLVKEGLIDADRFVPMFGMYGLAEAVNTLCEKAGMDGRYGKDEQANALGYRISAQLAAFVENTPVKHGWNHHALLHAQSGISSDIGTTPGARLPYGDEPDPISHLLAVAPHHQHYPSGISDILTLEETVKRNPQAVVQLCLGAFKAGMREFTANVAGNDLVRVTGYMVRLSDLQKYREEGSRTQTTWLGEEAARNTRILDRQPRVVSHEQQMRFS; translated from the coding sequence ATGTCCCACTCCAGCCCTGACGCCCTGCAACAACGTTGCCAGCACATTGTGACAAGCCCGGTACTCACACCTGAGCAAAAACGTCATTTTCTGGCGCTGGAGGCGGAAAACGCCCTTCCCTATCCTGCTTTGCCACAGGCCGCCAGAGCGGCGCTGGACGCGGGTTTTATCTGCGACATGTTCGAAGGCCATGCGCCTTTCAAACCCCGTTACGTTCTGCCGGATTACGCAAAATTCCTGGCTAACGGTTCAGCATGGCTGGAGCTGGAAGGTGCGAAAGACCTTGATGATGCTCTCTCACTGTTAACCATCCTTTACCACCATGTTCCATCAGTCACATCCATGCCCGTGTATCTGGGCCAGCTTGATGCGCTACTGCAACCGTATGTTAGAATTCTAACACAAGAAGAAATCGATAGCCGCATAAAACGTTTCTGGCGCTATCTCGACAGGACACTGCCAGATGCTTTTATGCACGCAAACATCGGCCCGGCGGATACACCTGTTACGCGGGCAATTTTACGGGCTGATGCAGAGCTGAAGCAGGTCGCACCGAATTTAACCTTCATTTATGATCCCGAAATTACACCTGATGATTTGCTGCTTGAGGTGGCGAAAAATATTTGTGAGTGCAGCAAACCTCATATTTCTAACGGCCCGATAAATGATAAAATTTTCACAAAAGGCCGTTATGGTGTGGTCAGTTGTTACAATTCTCTGCCGCTGGCGGGTGGTGGTAGCACGCTGGTACGCCTCAACCTGAAAGCCATTGCTGAACAGAGCGATTCGCCTGATGATTTCTTCACCCGCACGCTTCCGCACTACTGCCAGCAGCAAATCGCCATCATCAACGCGCGCTGCAACTTCCTGTATGAAAAATCGGGCTTCTTTGAGAATAGCTTCCTGGTGAAAGAGGGGCTGATAGATGCCGATCGTTTTGTACCGATGTTTGGCATGTATGGCCTTGCTGAGGCGGTTAACACCCTATGTGAAAAAGCCGGGATGGACGGGCGTTACGGTAAAGATGAACAGGCCAACGCGCTGGGTTATCGCATCAGCGCGCAGCTCGCCGCTTTTGTCGAAAACACGCCGGTGAAGCATGGCTGGAATCACCATGCCCTGCTGCACGCGCAGTCCGGGATAAGCTCGGACATCGGGACAACGCCAGGCGCACGCCTGCCGTACGGCGATGAACCCGATCCGATTAGCCATCTGCTCGCGGTTGCTCCACATCACCAGCATTACCCTTCAGGTATCAGCGATATTCTGACCCTGGAAGAGACGGTAAAACGTAATCCGCAGGCAGTAGTGCAGCTGTGTCTGGGGGCCTTTAAAGCCGGGATGCGCGAGTTTACGGCCAACGTGGCGGGTAACGATTTGGTCCGCGTGACCGGATACATGGTGCGATTATCAGACCTGCAAAAATACCGTGAGGAAGGGTCGCGCACCCAAACCACCTGGCTTGGAGAAGAAGCCGCGCGCAATACACGTATCCTGGATCGCCAGCCACGGGTGGTAAGCCATGAACAACAGATGCGCTTTAGTTAG
- a CDS encoding patatin family protein — protein sequence MGQRIPVTLGNITPLALKPFRPGQLALVCEGGGQRGIFTSGVLDEFMRAQFNPFDLFLGTSAGAQNLSAYVCNQPGYARKVIMRYTTSRDFFNPVRFVRGGNLIDLDWLLDSTASQMPLAMDTASRLFDTGKEFWMCASRGDDYTPGYFSPQKENWLDIIRASSAIPGFYRTGAMLDGVSYLDGGISDAVPVQEAARRGAKTIVVIRTVPSQMYYTPQWFKRMERWLGDSSLQPLVNIAQRHEASYGAMQRFIEKPPGKLRIFEIYPPKPLLSMALGSRLPALRDDYKTGRLCGRYFLATVGKLLAEHPPFHRHKRIITPPAIVANDALAMPRVDIAQANDTTFDNEDLA from the coding sequence GTGGGGCAACGAATTCCCGTTACGCTCGGCAATATTACGCCGCTGGCGCTTAAGCCGTTTCGTCCGGGCCAGCTTGCACTGGTGTGCGAGGGCGGCGGGCAGCGCGGTATCTTCACGTCTGGCGTGCTGGATGAGTTTATGCGTGCGCAATTCAACCCATTCGACCTGTTTTTAGGCACCTCGGCGGGGGCGCAAAACCTCTCCGCCTATGTGTGTAACCAGCCGGGCTATGCTCGCAAAGTGATCATGCGTTACACCACCTCGCGGGATTTTTTTAACCCGGTGCGCTTTGTTCGCGGGGGGAATTTAATCGATCTCGACTGGTTGTTAGATTCCACCGCCAGCCAGATGCCGCTGGCGATGGACACGGCATCGCGCCTGTTCGATACCGGAAAAGAATTCTGGATGTGCGCCAGCCGGGGCGATGACTACACGCCGGGGTATTTTTCACCGCAGAAAGAGAACTGGCTCGATATCATTCGTGCCTCCAGCGCCATTCCGGGGTTCTATCGCACTGGCGCAATGCTTGACGGTGTGAGCTACCTTGACGGCGGTATCAGCGATGCGGTGCCGGTACAGGAAGCCGCGCGCAGAGGGGCAAAAACCATTGTGGTGATCCGCACTGTGCCTTCGCAAATGTACTACACCCCACAATGGTTCAAGCGCATGGAGCGCTGGCTGGGTGATAGCAGCCTGCAACCGCTGGTGAATATCGCCCAGCGACATGAAGCGAGTTACGGCGCAATGCAGCGCTTTATCGAAAAACCGCCGGGTAAGTTGCGGATCTTTGAGATCTATCCGCCGAAACCACTATTGAGTATGGCGCTGGGCAGCCGTTTACCTGCACTGCGTGATGACTATAAAACGGGGCGGCTTTGCGGGCGCTATTTCCTGGCAACGGTAGGTAAACTGCTGGCCGAGCACCCGCCTTTCCATCGACATAAACGGATCATAACGCCGCCTGCCATTGTGGCCAATGACGCACTGGCGATGCCGCGAGTCGACATTGCGCAGGCGAATGATACAACATTTGATAATGAGGATTTGGCGTGA
- the deoA gene encoding thymidine phosphorylase, producing the protein MFLAQEIIRKKRDGHALSDEEIRFFINGIRDNTVSEGQIAALAMTIFFHDMSMPERVSLTMAMRDSGTVLDWKSLNLNGPIVDKHSTGGVGDVTSLMLGPMVAACGGYIPMISGRGLGHTGGTLDKLEAIPGFDIFPDDNRFREIIKDVGVAIIGQTSSLAPADKRFYATRDITATVDSIPLITASILAKKLAEGLDALVMDVKVGSGAFMPTYELSAQLAEAIVGVSNGAGVRTTALLTDMNQVLASSAGNAVEVREAVQFLTGEYRNPRLFDVTMALCVEMLISGKLAKDDAEARAKLQAVLDNGKAAEIFGRMVAAQKGPTDFVENYAKYLPTATLSKAVYADTEGFISAMDTRELGMAVVSMGGGRRQASDTIDYSVGFTDMVRLGDSVDGQRPLAVIHAKDEASWQDAARAVKAAITLDDKAPESTPTVYRRITE; encoded by the coding sequence GTGTTTCTCGCACAAGAAATTATTCGTAAAAAACGTGATGGTCACGCATTAAGCGACGAAGAGATCCGCTTCTTTATCAACGGCATTCGCGATAACACCGTCTCTGAAGGGCAAATTGCTGCTCTGGCGATGACCATCTTTTTCCACGATATGTCGATGCCTGAACGTGTCTCGTTGACCATGGCGATGCGAGATTCAGGGACCGTTCTGGACTGGAAAAGCCTCAACCTTAATGGCCCTATTGTCGACAAACACTCTACCGGCGGTGTGGGTGATGTTACCTCACTGATGCTTGGCCCAATGGTTGCGGCCTGCGGTGGTTATATTCCGATGATCTCCGGGCGTGGCCTGGGTCACACCGGCGGCACGCTGGATAAACTGGAAGCCATTCCGGGCTTCGACATCTTCCCGGATGACAATCGCTTCCGCGAAATTATTAAAGACGTTGGTGTGGCGATTATCGGCCAGACCAGCTCTCTTGCACCGGCGGACAAGCGTTTCTACGCCACCCGCGACATTACCGCGACTGTTGACTCCATCCCGCTGATCACCGCTTCGATCCTCGCCAAAAAACTGGCGGAAGGCCTGGATGCGCTGGTGATGGACGTGAAAGTGGGCAGCGGCGCGTTTATGCCAACCTATGAACTTTCCGCCCAGCTTGCTGAAGCGATTGTTGGCGTTTCCAACGGTGCTGGCGTGCGCACCACCGCGCTGCTGACGGACATGAATCAGGTGCTGGCATCCAGCGCAGGTAACGCCGTTGAAGTGCGCGAAGCTGTGCAGTTCCTGACGGGTGAATACCGTAACCCACGTCTGTTCGACGTCACCATGGCGCTGTGCGTTGAGATGCTTATCTCCGGCAAGCTTGCCAAAGATGATGCCGAAGCTCGGGCGAAATTGCAGGCTGTGCTGGATAACGGCAAAGCGGCAGAGATCTTCGGTCGTATGGTGGCCGCGCAGAAAGGCCCAACCGATTTCGTGGAAAACTACGCGAAATACCTGCCAACGGCGACGCTCAGCAAAGCGGTCTATGCCGATACCGAAGGCTTTATTTCCGCAATGGATACCCGTGAGCTCGGTATGGCGGTGGTGTCGATGGGTGGCGGTCGTCGTCAGGCATCTGACACGATTGATTACAGCGTTGGCTTTACCGACATGGTTCGTCTGGGCGACAGCGTCGACGGCCAACGTCCGCTGGCGGTTATCCACGCGAAAGACGAAGCCAGCTGGCAGGATGCGGCGAGAGCGGTGAAAGCGGCAATCACGCTTGATGATAAAGCACCAGAAAGCACACCGACTGTCTATCGCCGTATCACTGAATAA
- the deoB gene encoding phosphopentomutase: MKRAFIMVLDSFGIGATEDAERFGDVGSDTMGHIAEACAKGEADNGRKGPLTLPNLTSLGLVKAHEGSTGKIAAGMDGNAEVVGAYAWAHELSSGKDTPSGHWEIAGVPVLFEWGYFSDHQNSFPQELLDKLVKRANLPGYLGNCHSSGTVILDELGEEHMKTGKPIFYTSADSVFQIACHEETYGLDKLYELCEIAREELTEGGYNIGRVIARPFIGDKAGNFQRTGNRHDLAVEPPAPTVLQKLVEEKDGHVVSVGKIADIYANCGITKKVKATGLDALFDATIKEMKEAGDKTIVFTNFVDFDSSWGHRRDIAGYAAGLELFDRRLPELMELLGEDDILILTADHGCDPSWTGTDHTREHIPVLVYGPKVKPGSLGHRETFADIGQTIAKYFGTSDMEYGKAMF, from the coding sequence ATGAAACGTGCATTTATTATGGTGCTGGACTCATTCGGCATCGGCGCAACCGAAGATGCAGAACGTTTTGGTGACGTGGGTTCCGATACCATGGGTCACATCGCTGAAGCCTGCGCCAAAGGTGAAGCGGACAACGGTCGTAAAGGCCCTCTGACTCTGCCAAACCTGACCAGCCTCGGCCTGGTGAAAGCGCATGAAGGTTCCACCGGCAAAATCGCAGCCGGTATGGACGGTAACGCAGAAGTGGTGGGCGCATACGCCTGGGCGCACGAGCTCTCTTCCGGTAAAGATACCCCGTCTGGCCACTGGGAAATCGCCGGTGTTCCGGTTCTGTTCGAATGGGGCTATTTCTCCGATCACCAGAACAGCTTCCCGCAGGAGTTGTTGGATAAACTGGTGAAGCGTGCAAACCTGCCGGGTTATCTCGGTAACTGCCACTCCTCCGGTACCGTTATCCTGGATGAGCTCGGTGAAGAACATATGAAAACCGGCAAACCGATTTTCTATACCTCTGCTGACTCCGTGTTCCAGATTGCCTGCCACGAAGAGACCTACGGCCTGGATAAGCTGTATGAGCTGTGCGAAATCGCCCGTGAAGAGCTGACCGAAGGCGGCTACAACATTGGCCGTGTTATCGCGCGTCCGTTTATCGGCGACAAAGCGGGTAACTTCCAGCGTACCGGTAACCGTCATGACCTGGCTGTTGAGCCGCCAGCACCGACTGTGCTGCAAAAACTGGTTGAAGAGAAAGACGGCCACGTGGTTTCCGTTGGTAAAATCGCGGACATCTATGCCAACTGCGGTATCACCAAAAAAGTGAAAGCCACCGGTCTGGATGCGCTGTTCGATGCCACCATCAAAGAGATGAAAGAAGCGGGAGACAAGACCATTGTCTTTACCAACTTCGTGGACTTCGACTCCTCCTGGGGACACCGTCGCGATATCGCCGGTTATGCTGCCGGTCTGGAGCTGTTCGACCGCCGTCTGCCAGAGCTGATGGAGCTGCTGGGTGAAGATGACATTCTGATCCTGACCGCTGACCACGGCTGTGACCCAAGCTGGACCGGTACTGACCACACCCGTGAGCACATTCCGGTGCTGGTGTATGGTCCAAAAGTGAAACCTGGTTCTCTGGGCCACCGTGAAACCTTCGCGGATATTGGCCAGACAATTGCAAAATACTTTGGTACGTCCGACATGGAATATGGCAAAGCCATGTTCTGA
- the deoC gene encoding deoxyribose-phosphate aldolase: protein MTDLTASSLRALKLMDLTTLNDDDTNEKVIALCHQAKTPVGNTAAICIYPRFIPIARKTLNEQGTPDVRIATVTNFPHGNDDIDIALAETRAAIAYGADEVDVVFPYRALIAGNEQVGFDLVKACKDACAAANVLLKVIIETGELKEERLIRKASEIAIKAGADFIKTSTGKVPVNATPESARIMMEVIRDMGVSKTVGFKPAGGVRTAEDAQQFLAIADELFGADWADSRHYRFGASSLLASLLKALGHGDGKSASSY from the coding sequence ATGACCGATTTAACTGCAAGCAGCCTGCGTGCGTTGAAACTAATGGACCTGACCACCCTGAACGATGACGACACCAATGAGAAAGTCATCGCTCTGTGCCATCAGGCGAAAACGCCTGTCGGTAACACCGCAGCCATCTGTATCTACCCGCGCTTTATCCCAATTGCACGTAAGACTCTGAACGAGCAGGGCACCCCGGATGTGCGTATTGCAACCGTGACTAACTTCCCGCACGGCAACGACGATATCGACATTGCGCTGGCAGAAACCCGTGCGGCGATTGCTTACGGCGCTGATGAAGTTGACGTGGTGTTCCCATACCGCGCGCTGATCGCGGGCAACGAACAGGTTGGTTTTGACCTGGTGAAAGCCTGTAAAGACGCCTGTGCGGCGGCAAACGTGCTGCTTAAAGTGATCATCGAAACCGGTGAGCTGAAAGAAGAGCGCCTTATCCGTAAAGCATCTGAGATCGCTATCAAAGCCGGTGCAGATTTCATCAAAACCTCTACCGGTAAAGTGCCGGTCAACGCGACCCCGGAAAGCGCGCGCATCATGATGGAAGTCATTCGCGATATGGGCGTGTCCAAAACCGTTGGTTTCAAACCTGCGGGCGGCGTGCGTACCGCGGAAGACGCGCAGCAGTTCCTGGCGATTGCCGACGAGCTGTTCGGCGCTGACTGGGCGGATTCCCGTCACTACCGCTTCGGCGCATCCAGCCTGCTGGCAAGCCTGCTCAAAGCGCTGGGTCACGGCGACGGTAAGAGCGCAAGCAGCTACTAA
- the deoD gene encoding purine-nucleoside phosphorylase, translating into MATPHINAEMGDFADVVLMPGDPLRAKHIAETFLEDVREVNNVRGMLGFTGTYKGRKISVMGHGMGIPSCSIYTKELITDFGVKKIIRVGSCGAVRMDVKLRDIVIGMGACTDSKVNRMRFKDHDFAAIADFGMVRDAVDAAKALGVDARVGNIFSADLFYAPDGGEMFDVMEKYGILGVEMEAAGIYGVAAEFGAKALTICTVSDHIRTHEQTTAAERQTTFNDMIKIALESVLLGDKE; encoded by the coding sequence ATGGCAACTCCACACATTAACGCAGAAATGGGCGATTTCGCTGACGTTGTTCTGATGCCAGGCGACCCGCTGCGTGCGAAGCACATCGCTGAAACCTTCCTGGAAGATGTGCGTGAAGTGAACAACGTGCGTGGCATGTTGGGCTTCACCGGGACTTACAAAGGCCGCAAGATCTCTGTCATGGGGCACGGTATGGGTATCCCATCCTGCTCGATCTACACCAAAGAGCTGATCACCGATTTCGGCGTGAAGAAAATCATTCGTGTAGGCTCCTGCGGCGCGGTTCGTATGGACGTGAAACTGCGTGATATCGTTATCGGCATGGGTGCATGCACCGATTCCAAAGTGAACCGTATGCGTTTCAAAGATCATGACTTTGCTGCGATTGCAGACTTCGGCATGGTACGTGACGCGGTTGACGCGGCAAAAGCGCTGGGCGTTGACGCTCGCGTGGGCAACATCTTCTCTGCTGATCTGTTCTATGCACCAGACGGCGGTGAAATGTTCGACGTGATGGAAAAATACGGCATCCTGGGCGTGGAAATGGAAGCGGCAGGTATCTACGGCGTAGCGGCTGAGTTTGGTGCAAAAGCACTGACCATCTGCACCGTGTCTGACCACATCCGTACGCACGAGCAGACGACTGCTGCTGAGCGTCAGACCACCTTCAACGACATGATCAAAATCGCGCTGGAATCCGTTCTGCTGGGCGATAAAGAGTAA